The Juglans regia cultivar Chandler chromosome 1, Walnut 2.0, whole genome shotgun sequence nucleotide sequence GGCTGAATCTATTTCACCACAGATACCTTCTTGGATTTATGTAAAAGCACCGGGATATCCAACCtctttaaaatatcaatatcgtTGGTAGGAATTTTCACAGTTTTATGGTCAATTGCATAATTCTACGAATCTATAATCTAGTAGCATGCCAAATTGAATCCAACCTATCACACTTACCTTCATACCTGGTCTTACAACATCAATCCCAAAGTTTCCAACAAACAATGgaaagaagaagacaaaaaataaattgaacctAAGTAGAATGAGAAACTCTTGTTACAACCGCCTGGGGGAACCCTCGCGTAACTGGCATCCACGTTGAAACAAAACGCAGCATTCCCTCCCTAAAGAATTGAATTCCCTATCTCCCGAAGAGATACTCCCAACTTCTTCAACCCATAAGAAGACGAAAGTCCCTCCCGAAGAACAGACGACGAAGAATACGCAGCTTCCTCGTTTGCAGGTTCTTTTTCTCATATTCTTCTTCACATGCCCTAAACCTTTTTTAACCTGCTTTGGTTCCAGTATCGTCTTCCTCAGACCCATTTCCCATTTCCATCTTGCAGACCCAAAGCATTTGTTATCCCTAGACTCTGTAATCAACACCTGGGAACTCATGGGTAGCTAGTTTCTTCGAGTTTTAACTGCTCAGTCGCCATCCCGAACAAACCCAATTCGTACCATCTATTATTTAGACCTATAATAGATAAAATGGAAAGGAATGAGTTGTTGAATACTGTtgttctctccctttctctgaTCTATGTCGCTTGGGACTTTTTAGGGACACTTTGTTAGGAGATCAAACTCAAACACAAATGGCCAAAGAACTCTGGAAAGACTATTTTGTTGGATTCCATAGCAGCACAGAAGTTAAAGGCAAAAATTTTGTTGGATTCAACGTTCAGAGTCACACGAGTTGTATTCAACGTTCAGAGTCACACGAGTTCTCTTCTTCATCCATGATCTTCTttcatttataagtaaaagtggCTCTGTTATTTGGTCATGCACAAGACTCGAATCTCTCTCAGTCTTCAACCTCAAAATCAAGCAGCTGTCAACTTCCAAGCATCTTTGAAAGGCCCAATTTGCAAACTTCTCTTCTTGAAATTCCAAGCACGTCTgtgtttccatttttttttaaaatatatcaattgtgaAGGTTGTAGATGGtttcctttttctatttcttggTGGAGAAATGCTTGGAGAGACGTTACTTTCCCAACGTCTTCAACCTATAAGAAGACTTTCATTTTTCTATCTAGAACTCAACAGAAGAAGGCTTTACTTTGGCCTTctctttgcttttttctttttgcttttttgctttctttttctcttccacgTAAGCTTTGCCACATACAGCTGGTTGCACTCCGTTTGCGCATGCCGATTGTACGTAGTAGTTTTGAAGTAGAATTGTCAGCACTACGAAACCAAAAATTCACTTACTCCTGCCAAGTACAAAAAATACCCATATGCACACCTAACTAAACTGAAGCCAGGTCCCAAATATGTCTAGCAATATCACCTGTATaaagcacatgattaatatcctcaATATGTCCCGAAGAGTAACAATTACATTTTGAAGCCATAGGAATATCAGTCATTTTAATTTTGGCATCCACACTCAAACAATTATTAATAGCTTTCCACattataatagaatttttcttaggAAGGTTAGTATGCCAAATCCAATGGGTCCAATGTAAATGGGGCGTCCAAACCCTAATACAATCTCAAGAACTTTTAGTAATGAAATTACCATCACTTTCCTTTTCCAAATAAGAACATTCTGACCATCCTTATGCTTAGCCAAAAAACGTTACAAATCATTAGCTTTTCGTAGACCCCCTAACCTTTTCAAGTGCGAGATATCTCACTCATTCTCAATGTGACACTCTTTAATCTTAATTAAGGGATACTCTATAACTGGATACTAATCTTTTAGGGATCCACCCCCTCCTAATTGTCATACCAAAAAGAAATGTTACCTTCATGCACTAGCCACTTTGAATTAGTTAAGGCCTCTGGAATAAATTTGACAATAGATTTCCAAAATTAAGTACCATTGTTAGGATCCAAGATGGATAAATGATTACCCCTAATATACTTGCTTCTAAAAAAATCTGCCACAAAGATTTACCCGAGATCAAGCgcaagcaaatttcatatgtAAAGCTAGTTGAATATCCCCAAAATCCCGAATGTCAAAACCGCCTTCTTCCATAGGTCTACAAACATTAgtccaagccacccattttctttcatattcatctcaaaagaaagaactcGGAAGCCTATTCAGTGACTTAATCATGACATTAGGAATATATAAAACAGCTAAAAGATGAGTAGCCATACTAGACAAAACATAACGCAACAAAATAATTCTACCACCAGTAGAAATCAATTTCATCTTCCAatctacaattttctttttaaaattttcaattaaatcaccaaaatcacaaGCCTTCAGTCTACCAACCACAATAGGCACTCCCAagtatttaaaatgaaaaaacccTTCAGAAAAACCAGGCAAACAAAGAATAGAGCATTTTCTAtagatatgaatatgtttagagaaataaatagcatttttatctttattgaGAACTTATCTCGTCCATTCTTCACAACAATTCAAAACCTGCATCAAAACTCTCATAGACCTttgactaccattagaaaaaaaaatagcaatatcatcagcatatataAGATGAGAAACAAGAGGAGTACCTCGAGTTTGAGTAAACTGCCCAATTTTATTATTCTCGAATGATTTCTTGAGCAGGTGAGAGAGAACCTATTGCATAACAATGAACATATAAGGTGAAAGGGGGTCACCTTACCGTAAACCACGTTCACCTTTAAAGAAACCCAGAGTATCATTCATCATAACAGAAAACCACGACGAAGAAATAAACGTCTTAATCAAAGCACAAACTTGAGCGGAAAAACCAAAGGCCTCCAAgacatgtaaaagaaaatttcaatccACTTTATCATAGGCCTTAGACACGTCCAGCTTAATCAATACATTACCCTCGTTAGATTTTTTAGGAATAGAATGAACAAGCACCTGAGTTAAActaatattcttaaaaataatgtgtCCAGGAATAAACACCCCTTACTCTTGAGAAATCATCTTAGAAAGTATGTTCGTCATATGAGCCGCAATAATCTTActatataacttataaaaaactgaACAAAGAATTgacctaaatttatcaaaaccagtATGATTCTCCACCTGGAGAgggattttgtttgaaagaacTCAGAGGTAGCTTCCAATAAATCCTCCTTAACTAAATCCcaacaaaactgaaaaaaaaaaacccgaaccaaaaccatccggaccaGGACTACTCTCAACGAGAATACTAAAAAGAGtatcattaatttcttcaatgGAAGGATCTTTACAAATGAAAAGATTATCAATAACGGAGATCACATGAGAGTTAAGGTTGCTTAAACTAGGCAAATCATGACTACTACTATtctcaaaaaattgataaaaatactCAACAACAGCATGGTGAATATCAACAAGAGTATTTAACAAAGTACCATCGGCCAAACACATACCATTAACCAAATTCTGCTTCTTAGCATTCAAGATAGTGTgaaagaattttgaattttgatccccatctttcaaccattttttttgttttgttttgttatgtGAGAAAGTCTTGTCTCTACCCATTCAAGTCAAAAGTTCCATCTTAGCCACCATGAGATCATTACCATCCTCAGAATTAAAGGAATCTTGAAGACTGTTTTCCAATCTTTCAATATGTTACTCTAATTCCTGGATAATGACATTAGTTCTGCCAAAAACACGCTGATTCCACTCCCTTAAAGCCACCTTAGCCCTCTTCAATTTAAAAGATAACTTATGAATCTCAAAGCCAATACACTCTTGCTTCCACACTCCCTccatgagattaaaaaaatccatatgATCTGTTCACATGAACTAAAATCTAAATGGGCTAGGCCCATACCTGAACAGGTCCTCTCCCATTTGTATCTGCAAAGGAGAATGATATGAAGTAGTGTGtgccaaaacctaataaaaaacaTTCAGAAAACAAGTAAGAAAGTTAGAATCAATAAAGTATTTATCTAACCTTGCCCACTTCGAGCTAAACCGccttggccattacaccaaaTCATCCTCGGTCCTTTGGAATACATCTCCAGCAAGTCGCAAATCtgaatactaaaattaaaatcctCCATCGCAGCAAATTGACGAGGATTACCACCTATTCTCTTGGAATCATCTTTAATGATATTAGAGTCACCACAAAATAATGCACGGAAGGTTAACATTGCCACTCACCTCCAGATCCTCCCAGAGGATTTTCCTCTCTAGTTGACTATACTTAGCATAAACAATAGTGAGAATGAACATATGATCATTCTTCTAAACTTGCACAGTCACAAACTGATTAGAACCTGCCACCCAAAGCACTAATACTGCCGAATTCcacaaaagtcaaattttaCCACCATACGCTTCATTTGTAAGGAAAAAATCACAAGAAAACTTTATCAAACAACTAGGAATTCTATCCTCCAGCAAGAAGGGCTCAaccaaagttaaaatattaggCCTATACTTAGAAATGAAATTTCTCAAGCGCAATTGAGAAGTTCCGACTCCCCTTATATTCTAGAAAATTATAGGACTAATCATAAGTTGAGTTTAAAAGGGTGAATCATCGCCCTAGTGGagttcattttcaaaaactttcCATCTGtgttttttggaatttttgaatCTATACTGTAGTACTTTTTGCATAGCGTCCCTAATCTTATCCCTCTCGACTTCATATTCTGAATGAGTATCTTTAGGAGACGCAGCACCAACACCTTCCAAAGCAATAGTCTCAGCACCATCGGCTTGTGTATTACCCATATCAGTGTAATCTTCAGACTCGAGCTGAACACTTCCTGACCCAACCTCACCCACTCCCTTAACAGATTCCAAACATTTCGTCTAGACCCCTCTTGCTGAACAACACTCACTGCAGGACAAGCCTTTCTAACTGACACGGTCCCCTCGTGCTGCTGCAAATCCTTCAAACACTGGCCACAATCCCCACCCGATAAAGAGCCCACTACTTCACGGACAACACCTACATCAATGAGCTCCTCTCAAACCACCAACGACAAATCCTGCATGTCCTGAATTACTCTAAAGTATTATATGTCAtcaatcaaaacttaaaataaaagcttaaattacaataatattaattaaacataactttataataattttagtaattttttaataaaaaatggagATACAGTTAGATTATCAGGATGCAGGCGTTTTCGTCTTGTGATCTCACAAACCACTGTCAtagggtggcaatatgtgacacgacccattaacccaacatGAACACGACATGATAAAAACGGATTTGAGTTTTACCTTAATGAGTTTgggtcaaaacgagttgacccattaagacacAATTGCTTAATGGGTGTGTCTTAATGGGTCACTAACGGATCAACCCAttaagaaaattgaatttacatTTATACCATTAGacctaaaattgaaaaaaattttaaaaccctAGCCCAGTAACCCTTTGTCCTTCAAGTCCCTCAGTTTTCTCAAATATTAACTTCTCAACTACTCAAAGTGACAAAGTCTCACGCTGCCCCCTTCAATTAGTAACccttgtaacattaatattttataatgtgcaTTTATCGtatttgagattgtaactttaatattattataatgtgtgtttatcatatttggtactgttgagattttaatgacggcatttttattatttagattataattttagacttgcagttagtttttattttttattttttttatagatattgtttatattttaatatttatataaaatcaattaagtcaaatgGGTTGAAACGAATATATTCAACCCATTAACAATAACGGGTTGAAAATGGTTGGGTCGTGTTGTATTGCATCAATCTATTTCGTATTTAGTAACGGATCAAAACGTCAatcttctttgtttatttttagagatgagatgagatgaaagttaaaaagttgaataaaatattgttagaatatattttttaatattatttttattttaaaatttaaaaaagttaaactatttattttattttgtataaaaatttaaaaaaattataataataagatgtgaggtttttaaaatttaaaattttaatcttaaaagcaAATCAGACCTAATAGATAttgttaaaatttaagattttgataCGAAATTTTAATAGCTCGTGTTCGAATTaatctattaaatataatatacatgtttaCGACAATTCGGTAACACGAGTCTACACTACTGATTGCCATTGCCAAAGTTGTGGGATCCACACGAACCTCTGACTCTACTATGGGCCCACTTAAAGCAAACTCGACCACATAGATAACGTAACAACTTTTTTCCACCACCAAATTTATGCCACGTGTCGATCATTTGATTCTCTCCTTCCTCCCACTTGGTCCTCCCCTTAGCCTACAGTAACACACCCACTTCATTCACTGTGTTCACAGTTCACACACAAATACTCAAAAACTCAGAGCCACAGCGAGAGAGAAAAGATAGAGAGATATGATGAAGGAGGAGATTAGTAATGGTGGTGATGGCGGTGGTGGCAATAACTGGGCACGTGTATGCGACACGTGCAGGTCGGCGGCTTGCACAGTGTATTGCCGGGCCGACTCGGCCTACCTGTGCACCGGGTGCGACGCCCGCATCCACGCCGCGAACCTCGTTGCGTCCCGCCACGAGCGTGTGTGGGTCTGCGAGGCGTGCGAGCGCGCCCCGGCAGCTTTCATATGCAAAGCCGACGCCGCGTCTCTCTGCACCGCCTGCGACGCCGACATCCACTCCGCGAACCCACTCGCAAGCCGCCACCACCGCGTCCCAATTCTCCCCATCTCCGGGTGCTTACCCGGCCCACCTGCTGCTGACCCCGTAGACGGGTTTTTAGCCCATGATGATGGGGACGAGACCATTGAcgaagaggatgaagatgaggcaGCATCGTGGTTGTTACTCAATCCCGTGAAGAATAACTACAATCAGAACAATGGGTTCTTGTTTGGTGGGGATGTTGAAGAGTATGTGGACTTTGTGGAGTACAACTCGTGTGCTGATCAGAATCAGTTCGAAGATCAGTATAACTACGACCAGCAACAACATTACGCTGTTCCCCAGAAGAGCTATGGGGGTGACAGCGTTGTGCCCGTTCAGAATGGAGATGTGAAGGTTCAGCTGCATCACCAGCCGCAACAACAGGATTTTCAGTTGGGACTGGATTTTGAGTCCTCAAAATCTACATACAGTTACCATGGTTCCATTAGTCACAGTGTAAGGTTCTCTTTGCCTCGTATATAAGTCGGTGCAACTTTTTTTGTTCTGCAGCTTCTGAATTTCCATGAAGTCTGATCATTTTAGGTCCattaattgaatatatatatatatatatatatatatatatatatttgattctaACAAATCTGTGTATGACAACATGCTCCTGTTACCATTCTTATACAGCTTTAGAGTcatttttttcgaattttttttatttttaacatttgaaGTCTATGACCAACTCCAATTACATCAAGTTCTCCTCTTCATGAACAAAGTTCTCGTATGTTTTCTAATATAATATGAGGTTATTTGAATTACTGGTTAAGGACTTGTTTTCTTTCATGTCGACTTGCTGAGCTAGAGGGTAGTATACGAATGGCTATGTGCCCTGCTTCTACAAGTTCAAATCTTAGAGGAATCttttcagattttctttttattggctCTTTTGCTCTTTTCTTAACATTTATCCTTTAAGGATGGAATCTGGTAGCATAAACGTTTCAGTACTTTTTGttctctttcccttttgttCCAAGTCATAAAGTTGGGTGGGAGCTTAGTTTATATGTCGAATTTGACGAGTAAATTGCAGTCAAAATTCTTCTTGACTCACTTACGAATGACTTAAACAGTTAAACTCTAACAAACGTTTCAAAGTTATTCTCACACTTTATCAACCCATGCTAACTGGTAATTCTGTGATTATGTAAACAGGTCTCTGTTTCATCTATGGATGTTGGCGTTGTACCAGAATCAACGATGATCGATATCTCAATCTCACACCCAAGAACTCCCAAAGGGACAATTGACCTTTTCTCTGGACCTCCTCTCCAGATGCCACACCAACTTACCCCACTGGACAGGGAAGCAAGGGTCCTAAGAtacagagagaaaaagaagacaaggaagtttgagaaaacaatCCGGTATGCTTCTAGGAAGGCATATGCAGAGACCAGACCCCGGATCAAGGGCCGTTTTGCTAAGAGGACTGATGTAGAAGTTGAAGTGGACCAGATGTTTTCCACCACACTAATGGCAGAAACTGGATATGGCATTGTGCCATCATTCTGAGGCtagtgagagaagaagaagaagaaaaaaaaaaaaaaaaaccctcttcAGATGAGAGTTGTACAACTTATTTACTAAAGCTCTAGTACCGATATGTATTTTCCTAATCTAATTGGTCTAAGTTGATGAAGATACATGCTAAGTCATTTTGTATACTTCTCCTCCTCATGCCACTGTCTTGTAAATGCATGTAAATTTCTCATTTCACAATGATTTCCTTGCAGTTACGATTCCcccatttaatttctttctcatcTTTTATTGGACTTCATATTTGTACTTTGAGGGAAGAAGGAAGCGTAATCCTACGAGGTAACTATAAGAAAACCAGGGTTTATACAAATTTCATCCACATGCTTGAATGTAACTAATGCTCTCTGTAAGGGGATTTCCCCTCAAGGCCCAACCAAGCCCGGCCCAGGACGAAAGCTTACAAATTCGGTACACTAGGAGAATCTCACGTACATGACATATAGGAGGGATGGTGCAGCAGAGGATGAGATTCGTTGGGACTCGTTGGTCTGAGGTCCCTCGGATAGTGCCCAGTCATTGAGTGTCTGCCCACACAGTAGACGTGACATGCAAATGATTGTTGATCTATTGAAAAAGAAGTATAAACAAACTAGGAGAAAGGTAGACTAAGAGGAAAAAGTTGGAGAATCACTCCGCATTTAATGGCTCTGCCGCCCAGGTGacacaccacattaatgacacTGAAAATGAACAGTAAGAGGACTCTGAACCTCATAATAACATGCATGATCTGCTCTTCGAACTTGTAGTATAAATAGCTGATCCgagaaaattttctttaatttctagaCTTTCTTACTTATTTTCTACACTCCAAGAACACTTACTGATTTTGGCATCAGAGGCTCCCTGGCCCTTAGGCCACCCTCTCAACATTGCATACATTCTTCTCTCTGCAGGATCCATCACGAAGATCTGAATTGTTAAAGCCTAGTTCAAGAGAATGCGAAACACGCCATCAACAATTTCCGTAGTTGCTCGTATGCTACAATGTTTATTCAAGCTTTGAAGAGCTTTCAGGCTTTTCAGTGGGCCCATGGAACTTTTACACTAGCCCTTTTTTTTTAGGCTACATAGCCATCTCTGTGCTATTTTGGTGCACTAGTGGCTGAAGATTCCTGATCTATGATAGGTTATGGTGGAAATCATAGTCTcataaaaaacagaaagaacCAAATGGAGGTAGAACTGTCAAGAATTTTCAGCTGTTAGAAAGTTGGTGGATTAGGAGAAGGTACTAATCGTAGTGAGCGAATCATGGAACATAATCACatattgcttaaaaaaataagaaaataaaagttcaaTTCTCAGCTTTAAACAACTTATCCATATCAGCTACACATGAAGTGGGATAACCAAAAATTAAATACTAGGTCAAAGACAAAAAGAGTACGTGTGGTACCATGTCTACAAGGCAAATTAGGTTTACGGAGATCGTCTCATCAGCCTCTATAAGAACATCCTGCATGCCTGCTGTGAAATTCTGATTAAGATTCTTCGATCATGCGTTGCCATGGAGTGAACTGACCCAACTTTTTAAGTGAACTTTGTCATCATTCTAAGGACATGATACCATTATAATTAATACACGATaatccttcatcttcttcattggCGCAAGTGATTAATTATCCActtcaatttctttattttctcgtTGGACTTGGGAATCATCATGTCTTAAGACTCTTAAATTGACACGAGTTTTTCAAAATACTTGTTCTTCTTTGCAGTTGCCTTGCCTAATAGCTAGGTAGAATAGAATATAGATGGGAAGCAAAGGTGTCAgatgataatatatagaaagCCATTGCTCTTGTGCTGAGCCTTTGAGCAAAATATACATTAATCTTTCTTGAAGACGGgctaattcatatatatttcttctgcATAATGCGAGCTTCATCCAGCAGATCAACGATCGCCTGCTCTTTTACCCAGCacagagagaggagagagagagatttcccACCCTCCTCTTAGAGAACATATTCCATATGATAAATCAAGAGCTCTTAGGAAACGAGATCGCATTTTCGCAATCAAGCGAGCAAACCTGTGATGAAAGGAGAGGAAAGTCAAAGCCTACAAAGGACTAAAGACGGGGAGTTCGTGGAGATTATCAGTTCGTGGCTCAAACACCTCACTCCTGTTGCATGCAAATTCACGTCAACAAAATCCAGCGGAGCATGTTCACTTTACACCTCACTGATCGTAGGAATGTCCATTGTGCAAAATCATTTGTCAGGTACAAGTATCGGATCTCTTTCTCCACTCAGGAAGCATCGAGACTGGGATTCTCATTTATTGAATGTGAAATTATGCCACCAGTTTTTGGATGTACTCAGCTGAGGGCAGAGATTGGTCTTGATAGTCTTCATCTGAATCCATGTTTTCGAGGTGAAAGAACTTGCGCATTTAC carries:
- the LOC109001350 gene encoding zinc finger protein CONSTANS-LIKE 2-like, encoding MMKEEISNGGDGGGGNNWARVCDTCRSAACTVYCRADSAYLCTGCDARIHAANLVASRHERVWVCEACERAPAAFICKADAASLCTACDADIHSANPLASRHHRVPILPISGCLPGPPAADPVDGFLAHDDGDETIDEEDEDEAASWLLLNPVKNNYNQNNGFLFGGDVEEYVDFVEYNSCADQNQFEDQYNYDQQQHYAVPQKSYGGDSVVPVQNGDVKVQLHHQPQQQDFQLGLDFESSKSTYSYHGSISHSVSVSSMDVGVVPESTMIDISISHPRTPKGTIDLFSGPPLQMPHQLTPLDREARVLRYREKKKTRKFEKTIRYASRKAYAETRPRIKGRFAKRTDVEVEVDQMFSTTLMAETGYGIVPSF